The Hymenobacter sp. 5317J-9 genome has a window encoding:
- a CDS encoding pectinesterase family protein, which yields MKQRFTLFALLLTALLLLAQGAQAQAFDLVVAKDGSGAYRTVQAAINAAPTGRTTVFTIFIKNGKYREKLTVPANKPFLQFVGESVAGTVLTWNDANTPSFPGNSASVIINASDISALNITFENSYGDAPQGLAMYITGDRVAFKNCRFLGGQDTMQLNSQAGNRSYFKECYIDGVVDFIFGAGRGLFENCIIYPRTRRDGGSGGYITAANTQPGQAYGFVFRNCVIPENRGTTTYTLGRPWQNDLGSTPTDRSASRVVWLNTTMGNSIKPAGWQVWDAGTVTSVIQYAEYKSRDFSGNLVNVSQRVPWSFQLADADTVNYTRAAVLGNWDPCTVLPNFCGHQDPAIAVSNFWAVKGSGTAPSALTWNSSWLIAGVQYQLFRSTARRGTYTQLYSTTSAVAANINFGTTDPIPAPGTSYYYYLRASKAGLATHVTDTLEISSTPTVFTSGTLQAFLQGGATPSAMQNLLVSAENLTGAVTVTPPAGFEVSTNGGSTWFGNAAPLTLPQSSAGAVASTTLSVRLNAGAVGTYAGNLTLASAGAVTVNVPVSGLKQAAALPQSVVLQWWPMARSSQDSAAVRVAALQASTPTLRKLVVSSGSAAATIPPYSRTYGQAFAPVADGAWTTALGGPGGNLNRTYYEQFTVGPSGSAAVRLDSLVFNAYVTGSVSNTKLAVVWSRSGFTTDSADVSGGKGPGGLLLSSANGGFSTPILTTNASSTYRLAFAGATGLTLAAGQRLTFRVYFSCGSTTVTTRFATLKNVQVKGEANVVSGTRWAATHVLQLYPNPATSECLVRHPAATREARVAVYSLLGQQVAQVTCGAGTQQTALNLNILAPGYYVVRYSSGAEQFTVPLHKE from the coding sequence ATGAAACAACGCTTTACGCTTTTTGCCTTGTTGCTGACCGCGCTGCTCCTGCTGGCGCAAGGCGCCCAGGCCCAGGCCTTCGACCTGGTAGTGGCCAAAGACGGTTCGGGCGCTTACCGGACGGTGCAGGCCGCCATCAACGCGGCGCCCACGGGCCGCACGACGGTTTTCACCATTTTTATCAAAAACGGCAAGTACCGGGAGAAGCTCACGGTGCCCGCCAACAAACCGTTTTTGCAATTCGTCGGGGAGAGCGTGGCGGGCACCGTGCTGACCTGGAACGACGCCAACACGCCGTCGTTTCCGGGCAACTCGGCCAGCGTTATTATCAATGCTTCCGATATCAGCGCGCTGAATATCACCTTTGAAAACTCGTATGGCGACGCGCCGCAGGGCCTGGCCATGTACATCACCGGCGACCGGGTGGCGTTTAAAAACTGCCGTTTCCTGGGCGGGCAGGACACCATGCAGCTCAACTCGCAGGCCGGCAACCGCAGCTATTTCAAAGAATGCTACATCGATGGCGTGGTGGATTTCATCTTTGGCGCGGGCCGGGGGCTGTTCGAAAACTGCATCATTTACCCGCGCACCCGGCGCGACGGTGGCAGCGGCGGCTACATCACCGCCGCCAATACGCAGCCCGGCCAGGCTTATGGGTTTGTGTTTCGCAATTGTGTCATTCCCGAAAACCGGGGCACCACTACCTACACCCTGGGCCGGCCTTGGCAAAACGATTTGGGCTCGACGCCAACCGACCGCTCGGCCTCCCGCGTGGTGTGGCTGAACACCACCATGGGCAATTCCATTAAGCCCGCAGGTTGGCAGGTATGGGACGCGGGCACGGTGACCAGCGTCATTCAGTACGCCGAATACAAAAGCCGCGATTTCAGCGGCAATCTGGTGAATGTCAGCCAGCGCGTGCCGTGGTCTTTTCAGCTCGCCGACGCTGACACGGTGAACTACACCCGCGCCGCCGTGCTGGGCAACTGGGACCCCTGCACCGTACTGCCCAATTTCTGCGGGCACCAGGACCCGGCCATTGCGGTGTCGAATTTCTGGGCGGTGAAAGGCAGCGGTACGGCGCCCTCGGCCCTGACCTGGAACAGCAGCTGGCTCATTGCGGGCGTGCAGTACCAGCTGTTTCGCAGCACGGCGCGCCGCGGCACGTACACGCAGCTTTACAGTACCACCTCGGCGGTGGCCGCCAACATCAATTTCGGCACCACGGACCCCATTCCGGCGCCGGGCACCTCGTATTACTACTACCTGCGAGCCTCGAAAGCCGGGCTGGCCACGCACGTCACCGATACGCTGGAAATTTCGAGCACACCCACCGTTTTTACCTCGGGTACGCTGCAAGCCTTTTTGCAGGGCGGCGCTACGCCCTCGGCCATGCAAAACCTGCTGGTGAGCGCCGAAAACCTAACGGGCGCCGTCACAGTGACGCCGCCGGCCGGCTTTGAAGTCTCGACCAACGGTGGCTCGACCTGGTTTGGCAACGCCGCACCGCTGACTTTGCCCCAAAGCAGCGCCGGCGCCGTGGCCAGCACCACCCTCAGCGTGCGCCTCAATGCGGGGGCCGTGGGCACCTACGCCGGCAACCTGACGCTGGCCAGCGCCGGGGCCGTGACGGTAAATGTGCCGGTTTCGGGGCTGAAGCAGGCGGCAGCTTTGCCGCAGTCGGTGGTGCTGCAGTGGTGGCCCATGGCGCGTAGTAGCCAGGATAGCGCCGCCGTGCGCGTGGCCGCGCTGCAAGCCAGCACGCCCACGCTGCGCAAGCTGGTGGTGTCGAGCGGCTCGGCCGCGGCCACCATTCCACCGTATTCGCGCACCTACGGGCAGGCCTTTGCACCTGTGGCCGATGGCGCCTGGACCACCGCCCTGGGCGGCCCCGGCGGCAACCTGAACCGGACGTACTACGAGCAATTCACCGTGGGCCCGAGCGGCAGCGCGGCCGTGCGGCTCGATTCGTTGGTGTTCAACGCCTACGTCACCGGCTCGGTGAGCAATACCAAGCTGGCTGTGGTGTGGTCACGCAGCGGTTTCACCACCGACTCGGCCGATGTGAGCGGGGGCAAAGGGCCCGGCGGCCTTCTGCTCAGCTCGGCCAATGGCGGGTTTTCTACGCCTATTCTCACCACCAATGCCAGCAGCACCTACCGCTTGGCCTTTGCCGGAGCCACGGGCCTCACCCTGGCGGCCGGACAGCGCCTCACGTTCCGGGTGTATTTCAGCTGCGGCTCCACCACCGTCACCACTCGTTTCGCCACTCTGAAAAACGTGCAGGTGAAAGGCGAAGCCAATGTGGTTAGTGGCACGCGCTGGGCGGCTACGCATGTGCTGCAACTCTATCCTAACCCTGCCACATCTGAGTGCTTGGTGCGGCACCCGGCCGCTACCCGTGAGGCCCGTGTTGCGGTGTATTCGCTGCTCGGGCAGCAGGTGGCGCAGGTGACCTGCGGCGCGGGCACCCAACAAACGGCACTGAACCTCAACATTCTTGCGCCCGGCTACTACGTGGTGCGCTACTCCAGCGGGGCCGAGCAGTTTACGGTGCCGCTGCACAAGGAGTAG
- a CDS encoding prolyl oligopeptidase family serine peptidase: MPKSILLAAALVCQLPALAQQAPKKPLDHTVYDRWESVVNPKISNNGKFVLYQVKPQQGDGTLYLKTAGNRLLQQIPRGDSAVFSADSRFVVFAIKPPYADVRQAKIKKKKPEDMPKDSLGIYSLETGKLTKYANVKGFQLAEKASVLAFLATKASVKDAGKKAPADTLKKITDNLLETKQAGATLTVVSLPSGAIREFASVTDYQVSKPGNQVAFAVAAPKNSKTVASGLFRYDVAAGRLKKATSGKGTYKNIAFDDAGKQLAFTAEKYPEKALSKPFSLYYSPLGADSARVLLAPGAQVLKPGWSPSGFGKIVFSDNGEKLFFGTAPDPIPQDTTIVEFETAKLDIWNYKDDYLQPTQLKNLKKELQRNYLAVIYPRKGNRFLQLEDEYLRESFLAENNNAEYVLALTDTAKRIAAQWEGAARRQAFLVSTTTGERIAINPQAIKSRFQLSPNGECALWYDDAAKAWFSFAAATRKTTNLTGKLPVSFTDEENDSPTDPEAYGVAAWTKNDEAVLLYDRYDIWKITPQTGAAVNFTNGMGRAGKLTFRYRIPVEKKKFIEPKDELLLLAQNNDTKQWGYYRKAIASTKAPQFVTMGPVSYSPLMQAKNAGTLLYTKSGVSQPADVYVSTDLRKETKLSAINAQQQDYNWFTAELVHWTTPQGHKATGVLYKPENFDPAKKYPLISYFYEKLSDGIYRYQAPAPTPSRLDIAMFASNGYLVFTPDISYTVGEPGPSAVEYVNSGVEALKKNPWVDGAHLGIQGQSWGGYQVAYLITQTNLYAAAWAGAPVVNMTSAYGGIRWESGVSRQFQYERTQSRIGGTLWEKTDAYIRNSPLFSLPKVQTPVVIMANDADGAVPWYQGIEMFTDLRRLGKPVWLLQYNGEAHNLVKRENRKDISIRELQFFDHYLKGAPAPVWLERGVPAVEKGRNWGLEPAKGTGM, encoded by the coding sequence ATGCCCAAGTCCATTCTATTAGCTGCCGCGCTGGTTTGCCAGCTGCCCGCGCTGGCCCAGCAGGCCCCCAAAAAGCCGCTCGACCACACCGTTTACGACCGGTGGGAAAGCGTCGTCAACCCCAAAATCAGCAACAACGGCAAGTTTGTGCTGTACCAGGTGAAGCCCCAGCAGGGCGACGGCACGCTCTACCTCAAAACGGCCGGCAACCGCCTGCTGCAGCAGATACCCCGCGGCGACTCGGCCGTGTTCAGCGCCGATTCCCGGTTTGTGGTGTTTGCCATCAAGCCGCCCTATGCCGACGTGCGGCAGGCCAAAATCAAGAAGAAAAAGCCCGAGGACATGCCCAAGGACTCGCTGGGCATCTACTCCCTAGAAACCGGCAAGCTCACCAAATACGCCAACGTGAAGGGCTTCCAGCTGGCGGAGAAGGCGTCGGTGCTGGCCTTTCTGGCCACCAAAGCGTCGGTGAAGGATGCCGGCAAGAAAGCCCCGGCCGACACCTTGAAGAAAATCACCGATAACCTGCTCGAAACCAAGCAGGCGGGCGCTACCCTCACGGTGGTGAGCCTGCCCAGCGGGGCTATCCGGGAGTTTGCGTCCGTCACCGATTACCAGGTGAGCAAGCCGGGCAACCAGGTGGCGTTTGCCGTGGCGGCGCCCAAGAACAGCAAGACCGTGGCATCGGGCCTCTTTCGCTACGACGTGGCCGCGGGCCGCCTGAAAAAAGCCACCTCCGGCAAGGGCACTTACAAGAACATTGCTTTCGATGACGCGGGCAAGCAACTGGCCTTCACGGCCGAGAAATACCCGGAAAAAGCGCTGTCGAAGCCGTTCAGCCTGTACTATTCCCCCCTGGGCGCCGACAGTGCCCGGGTGCTGCTGGCGCCGGGCGCCCAGGTGCTGAAGCCGGGCTGGTCGCCGAGCGGCTTTGGCAAAATCGTGTTCAGCGACAACGGGGAGAAGCTGTTTTTTGGCACCGCGCCCGACCCTATTCCGCAGGATACGACCATCGTGGAATTTGAAACCGCCAAGCTCGACATCTGGAACTACAAGGACGACTACCTGCAGCCCACGCAGCTCAAGAACCTGAAAAAGGAGCTGCAGCGCAACTACCTGGCCGTCATCTACCCCCGAAAAGGCAACCGGTTCCTGCAGCTCGAAGACGAGTACCTGCGCGAGTCCTTCCTTGCCGAAAACAACAACGCCGAGTACGTGCTGGCCCTCACCGATACGGCCAAGCGCATTGCGGCCCAGTGGGAAGGCGCCGCGCGCCGGCAGGCGTTTCTGGTGTCTACTACAACCGGCGAGCGCATTGCCATCAACCCGCAGGCCATTAAAAGCCGCTTTCAGCTTTCGCCCAACGGCGAGTGCGCCCTGTGGTACGACGACGCGGCCAAGGCGTGGTTTTCCTTTGCGGCGGCCACCCGCAAAACCACTAATCTGACCGGCAAGCTCCCCGTTTCCTTCACCGACGAAGAAAACGACTCGCCCACCGACCCCGAAGCCTACGGCGTGGCCGCCTGGACCAAAAACGACGAGGCCGTGCTGCTTTACGACCGGTACGACATCTGGAAAATCACCCCCCAAACCGGGGCCGCCGTCAATTTCACCAACGGCATGGGCCGCGCCGGCAAGCTCACGTTCCGCTACCGCATTCCGGTGGAGAAAAAGAAGTTCATCGAGCCCAAAGACGAGCTGCTGCTGCTGGCTCAAAACAATGACACCAAGCAGTGGGGCTACTACCGCAAGGCGATTGCCAGTACCAAAGCGCCGCAGTTTGTAACCATGGGACCGGTGAGCTACTCGCCCCTGATGCAGGCCAAAAACGCCGGCACGCTGCTCTACACCAAGTCGGGCGTGAGCCAGCCGGCCGACGTGTACGTGAGCACCGACCTGCGCAAAGAGACCAAGCTGAGCGCCATCAACGCCCAGCAACAGGACTACAACTGGTTTACGGCCGAGCTGGTGCACTGGACCACGCCCCAGGGCCACAAGGCCACCGGCGTGCTCTACAAGCCCGAAAACTTCGACCCCGCGAAGAAGTACCCCCTGATTTCGTACTTCTACGAGAAGCTCTCCGACGGCATCTACCGCTACCAGGCCCCGGCCCCCACGCCCTCGCGCCTCGACATTGCCATGTTTGCCAGCAACGGCTACCTCGTCTTCACGCCCGACATCAGCTACACCGTGGGCGAGCCCGGCCCCTCGGCCGTGGAGTACGTGAACTCGGGCGTGGAAGCGCTGAAGAAAAACCCGTGGGTCGACGGTGCCCACCTCGGCATTCAGGGCCAGAGCTGGGGCGGCTACCAGGTGGCCTATCTCATCACCCAAACCAACCTGTACGCCGCCGCCTGGGCCGGCGCGCCCGTCGTGAACATGACCTCGGCCTACGGTGGCATCCGCTGGGAATCGGGGGTGAGCCGGCAGTTCCAGTACGAGCGCACCCAAAGCCGCATCGGCGGCACGCTCTGGGAAAAGACGGACGCCTATATCCGCAACTCGCCGCTGTTCTCGCTGCCCAAGGTGCAGACGCCGGTGGTCATCATGGCCAACGACGCCGACGGGGCCGTGCCGTGGTACCAGGGCATTGAGATGTTTACGGACCTGCGCCGCCTGGGCAAGCCCGTGTGGCTGCTCCAATACAACGGCGAGGCCCACAACCTGGTGAAGCGCGAAAACCGCAAGGACATTTCCATCCGCGAGCTGCAGTTCTTCGACCACTACCTGAAAGGCGCGCCCGCGCCCGTGTGGCTGGAGCGCGGCGTGCCCGCCGTGGAGAAGGGAAGGAATTGGGGCCTGGAACCGGCGAAAGGCACCGGGATGTAG
- a CDS encoding FtsX-like permease family protein has product MAWRDSRRSRARLLLFMASIVLGIAALVGINSFGDNLAGSISGQARELLGADLVLTGSKGFSKELRPTLNQLGTARTREVAFASMVEFRPNRGVRLVQVRARDGGFFYGDWQTEPRNAAQRFVQDSTAPGALVDDALLAQFGARVGDSVQVGKVRLPIIGRVLKTPGQSGISTAVAPTVFIPLNLVRQTGLIQRGSRLQYRRYYQFGPGTDVAAVVKTLQTRLDKADIDADTVATRQEQTGRAFADLTRYLSLVAFVALLLGCVGVASAVNLYVREKLASVAVLRCLGASGRQALLIYLIQTAGLGLVGAVLGSLLGAAVQGLLPRVLGDFLPVDITVSVSWPAVLTGLATGLLMAVLFALLPLLSVRRVSPLRVLRTAFEDEAEKPDPLRGLIIAVIGLFILAFAYQQTQSWKTALGFGAGLLVAVVALGGLGRLLMGLVRKFFPTGWSYVWRQGLANLFRPQNQTLTLVTSIGLGTFLLATLFLTQALLLGRVQIAGQGQQPNLVLFDIQREQRAGVEDLLKAQKLPVLQRVPIVTMSLKAINDRTVAELKKDTTTGIPPWALTREYRVTYRDSLNSSEKLVDGTLPGLAPDGTPRISVEAGYLQRAKLKLGDTLDFNVQGAPMRVVIGGTREIDRARVQPSFLVVFPAGVLEQAPQFTVLLTRTPNTAALAAVQQRLVQEFPNVSAIDLALILQTLDDLIGKISFVIRFMAGFSILTGLLVLSSSVVISRYQRVRESVLLRTLGASRAQILRITLVEYALLGLLAALAGIGLALLAAWALAVWVFSASFGPALLPLLGLAALVTVLTAAIGLFNSRDVLRRSPLEVLRAEG; this is encoded by the coding sequence ATGGCGTGGCGCGACAGCCGCCGCAGCCGGGCGCGGCTGTTGCTGTTTATGGCCAGCATCGTGCTGGGCATTGCGGCCCTGGTCGGCATCAATTCCTTTGGTGACAACCTGGCCGGCAGCATCAGCGGGCAGGCGCGGGAGCTGCTGGGGGCCGACCTGGTGCTGACCGGCAGCAAAGGGTTTTCCAAAGAGCTGCGGCCCACGCTCAACCAACTGGGCACGGCTCGCACCCGCGAGGTGGCCTTTGCCTCCATGGTTGAGTTTCGGCCCAACCGGGGCGTGCGGCTGGTGCAGGTGCGCGCCCGCGACGGCGGCTTTTTCTACGGCGACTGGCAAACCGAGCCGCGCAACGCCGCCCAGCGCTTTGTGCAGGACAGCACCGCCCCCGGGGCCTTGGTCGACGATGCCCTGCTGGCCCAGTTTGGGGCGCGGGTGGGCGACTCGGTGCAGGTGGGCAAGGTGCGGCTGCCCATTATCGGGCGGGTGCTGAAAACGCCGGGACAGTCGGGCATCAGCACAGCGGTGGCGCCCACAGTATTCATTCCGCTGAATTTGGTGCGCCAGACGGGCCTCATCCAGCGGGGCAGCCGGTTGCAATACCGGCGCTACTACCAATTCGGGCCGGGCACCGACGTGGCGGCCGTGGTGAAAACCCTGCAAACCCGCCTTGACAAGGCCGACATCGACGCCGACACTGTGGCCACCCGCCAGGAGCAAACCGGCCGCGCCTTCGCCGACCTCACCCGCTACCTCAGCCTGGTGGCGTTTGTGGCGCTGCTGCTGGGCTGCGTGGGCGTGGCCAGCGCCGTAAACCTGTATGTGCGCGAAAAGCTGGCCTCCGTGGCCGTGCTGCGCTGCCTGGGGGCCAGCGGTCGGCAGGCCCTGCTGATATATTTAATCCAAACGGCCGGGCTGGGGCTGGTGGGCGCGGTGCTGGGCTCGCTGCTGGGCGCAGCGGTGCAGGGCCTCTTGCCGCGCGTGCTGGGCGACTTTTTGCCCGTCGACATCACCGTGAGTGTTTCGTGGCCGGCCGTCCTCACGGGCCTGGCTACAGGCTTGCTGATGGCCGTGCTATTTGCCTTGCTGCCGCTGTTGAGTGTGCGGCGAGTGTCGCCGCTGCGGGTGCTGCGCACGGCATTCGAAGACGAAGCGGAAAAGCCGGACCCACTGCGGGGGCTCATTATCGCCGTTATCGGCTTGTTCATTCTGGCCTTCGCCTATCAGCAAACCCAGAGCTGGAAGACGGCGCTGGGTTTCGGCGCGGGGCTGCTGGTGGCGGTGGTGGCCTTGGGGGGCCTGGGCCGCCTGCTGATGGGGCTGGTGCGCAAGTTCTTCCCCACCGGCTGGAGCTACGTGTGGCGGCAGGGCCTGGCCAACCTGTTTCGGCCCCAAAACCAAACCCTCACGCTGGTCACGTCCATTGGCCTGGGTACTTTTCTGCTGGCCACGCTTTTTCTAACCCAAGCCCTGCTGCTGGGCCGCGTGCAGATAGCCGGGCAGGGCCAGCAGCCCAACCTGGTGCTGTTCGACATCCAGCGCGAGCAGCGGGCCGGCGTCGAGGACTTGCTGAAGGCGCAGAAACTGCCCGTGCTGCAGCGCGTGCCCATCGTGACCATGAGCCTGAAGGCCATCAACGACCGCACGGTGGCCGAACTGAAAAAGGACACCACCACCGGCATTCCGCCCTGGGCCCTCACCCGCGAGTACCGCGTCACGTACCGCGACTCGCTCAACTCTTCGGAAAAGCTGGTGGACGGCACCCTGCCCGGCCTGGCCCCCGACGGCACCCCGCGCATTTCGGTGGAAGCCGGCTACCTGCAGCGAGCCAAGCTCAAGCTCGGCGACACGCTGGACTTCAACGTGCAGGGCGCGCCCATGCGGGTGGTCATCGGCGGCACGCGCGAGATTGACCGGGCGCGGGTGCAACCCAGCTTTCTGGTGGTGTTTCCGGCGGGCGTGCTGGAGCAGGCGCCGCAGTTCACGGTGCTGCTCACGCGCACGCCCAACACGGCGGCGCTGGCGGCCGTGCAGCAGCGGCTGGTGCAGGAATTTCCGAACGTGTCGGCCATCGACCTGGCCCTGATTCTGCAAACCTTGGACGACCTCATCGGCAAAATTTCCTTCGTCATCCGCTTCATGGCCGGCTTCAGCATCCTCACCGGGCTGCTGGTGCTCAGTAGCTCGGTGGTCATCAGCCGCTACCAGCGCGTGCGCGAAAGCGTGCTGCTGCGCACGCTGGGCGCCAGCCGCGCGCAGATTCTGCGCATCACGCTGGTGGAGTACGCCCTGCTGGGGCTGCTGGCGGCCTTGGCGGGCATTGGGCTGGCGCTGCTGGCGGCCTGGGCGCTGGCCGTGTGGGTGTTCAGTGCCAGCTTCGGGCCGGCGCTGCTGCCGCTGCTGGGCCTGGCCGCGCTGGTGACGGTGCTCACGGCCGCCATCGGCCTGTTCAACTCCCGCGACGTGCTGCGCCGCTCGCCGCTGGAAGTGCTGCGGGCCGAGGGCTAA
- a CDS encoding ABC-F family ATP-binding cassette domain-containing protein yields MNLLSAENISKNYADRWLFKDLNFGLNQGQRVAFVGINGTGKTTLMKVLAGLEAPDTGSVSVRKGIRVTYLGQNPVFDESLSVEATIFASQNDTLRAIQEYEHVVNDPNHKPDDLQRVLERMDALNAWDYEAQVQQILGKLGILGELLTRNVSQLSGGQRKRVALARVLIEEPDVLLLDEPTNHLDLATIEWLENRLNSPSLTLLMVTHDRYFLDKVANEIVELDKGQVYRYQGNYAYFVEKKADREMRETVEVEKARQLFKKELEWMRRMPQARGTKQKARIDAFYVTKEKASTNLNKQQIELSVKTTRQGGKIIEADHLNKAFGDNVVLDDFSYVFKKKDRIGLVGPNGAGKSTLLNMLTGKLKPDSGTIDVGTNTVFGYYTQTELEFDPSQRVIDIVKEVAEVVELANGDVLTASQFLNLFLFPPAQQYTLVSKLSGGEKRRLQLLRVLIKNPNFLILDEPTNDLDLATLNILEDFLLHFTGCLLIVSHDRYFLDHLAEHLFVLEPGGAVLNFPGNYTDYREYLEEREAEAALIEEEKAAKAARAAAKLAAPAAVSTAVAPSPQKRRATFAEKKEYEQLEKAMATLETEKQDITAKLNGGAGSPQDFAAWGARLSALNAELEEKELRWLELAELG; encoded by the coding sequence ATGAACCTGTTATCCGCCGAGAACATCTCGAAGAATTACGCCGACCGCTGGCTGTTTAAAGACCTCAACTTCGGCCTCAACCAAGGCCAGCGCGTGGCCTTTGTAGGCATCAACGGCACCGGCAAAACCACCCTCATGAAGGTGCTGGCCGGCCTCGAAGCCCCCGACACCGGCTCGGTGAGCGTGCGCAAGGGCATCCGCGTCACCTACCTGGGCCAGAACCCCGTGTTCGACGAAAGCCTGAGCGTGGAGGCCACCATCTTCGCCAGCCAGAACGACACGCTCCGCGCCATCCAGGAGTACGAGCATGTCGTGAACGACCCCAACCACAAGCCCGACGACCTCCAGCGCGTGCTCGAACGCATGGACGCCCTCAACGCCTGGGACTACGAAGCCCAGGTGCAGCAGATTCTGGGCAAGCTCGGCATCCTCGGCGAGCTGCTCACCCGCAACGTGAGCCAGCTCTCGGGCGGGCAGCGCAAGCGCGTGGCCCTGGCCCGCGTCCTCATCGAAGAGCCCGACGTGCTGCTCCTCGACGAGCCCACCAACCACCTCGACCTAGCCACCATCGAGTGGCTCGAAAACCGCCTGAACTCGCCCAGCCTCACCCTGCTGATGGTGACCCACGACCGGTACTTCCTCGACAAAGTGGCCAACGAAATCGTGGAGCTCGACAAGGGCCAGGTGTACCGCTACCAGGGCAACTACGCCTATTTCGTGGAGAAAAAGGCCGACCGCGAAATGCGCGAAACCGTGGAAGTGGAGAAGGCCCGCCAGCTCTTCAAAAAGGAGCTGGAATGGATGCGCCGCATGCCCCAGGCCCGCGGCACCAAGCAAAAAGCCCGCATCGACGCCTTCTACGTCACCAAGGAAAAGGCCAGCACCAACCTCAACAAGCAGCAGATTGAGTTGAGCGTGAAAACCACCCGCCAGGGCGGCAAAATCATCGAAGCCGACCACCTGAACAAGGCGTTCGGTGATAACGTGGTGTTGGATGATTTCAGCTACGTCTTCAAAAAGAAGGACCGCATCGGCCTCGTCGGTCCCAACGGCGCGGGCAAATCTACGCTGCTCAACATGCTCACCGGCAAGCTCAAGCCCGACAGCGGCACCATCGACGTGGGCACCAACACCGTGTTCGGCTACTACACCCAGACCGAGCTGGAATTCGACCCCTCGCAGCGCGTCATCGACATCGTGAAGGAAGTGGCCGAAGTGGTGGAGCTCGCCAACGGCGACGTGCTCACCGCCAGCCAGTTCCTCAACCTGTTCCTGTTCCCGCCCGCCCAGCAGTACACGCTGGTGAGCAAGCTGAGCGGCGGCGAAAAGCGCCGCCTGCAACTGCTGCGCGTCCTCATCAAAAACCCCAACTTCCTCATTCTCGACGAGCCGACCAACGACCTGGACCTGGCCACGCTCAACATCCTGGAAGACTTCCTGCTGCACTTCACCGGCTGCCTGCTCATCGTGAGTCACGACCGGTACTTCCTCGACCACCTCGCCGAGCACCTCTTCGTGCTCGAGCCCGGCGGCGCCGTCCTCAACTTCCCCGGCAACTACACCGACTACCGCGAGTACCTCGAAGAGCGCGAAGCCGAAGCTGCTTTAATTGAAGAAGAAAAGGCCGCCAAAGCCGCCCGCGCCGCCGCCAAGCTGGCCGCGCCCGCCGCCGTGAGCACGGCCGTCGCCCCGTCGCCCCAAAAGCGCCGCGCCACCTTCGCCGAGAAAAAGGAGTACGAGCAGCTTGAAAAAGCCATGGCGACTTTGGAAACCGAGAAGCAAGACATCACCGCCAAGCTGAACGGCGGCGCGGGTAGCCCGCAGGATTTCGCGGCCTGGGGCGCGCGGCTATCGGCCCTGAATGCGGAGCTGGAGGAAAAGGAACTGCGCTGGTTGGAGCTGGCGGAGCTGGGGTAG
- a CDS encoding OmpA family protein, translated as MNKFGQKMKSRVLFSQMMGRMGCWLALFAGFVGCHSARVVPASSSGQPSAGVQLPEKPLVRVQGHFYGPKDSLTVVPGVAVDFSCCGTDAAVQHWRDTTKADGSYRVVMPAGRTYLVALSKDGKNIETQEFPVPESATDSVIVKNFYLNYDGPENPERWWPNIYFAIRRFDLQPTSLTTMDSVIRRLNATPNSGLLVEGHAEPFEVPRGEPDPERYLLCLGWRRAEAAYTHLLRKGISENRLVSFSYGAKRPAAPDDSPEHRQLNRRVEFKTVGLEFIPSKEEKLRLNGLSKTPAHLTKTPVSKNLKQASGRRAVPPKPVSYPSKSRR; from the coding sequence GTGAATAAATTCGGCCAGAAAATGAAATCAAGGGTACTGTTTTCGCAAATGATGGGTCGGATGGGGTGTTGGCTTGCACTGTTTGCCGGTTTCGTTGGGTGCCACTCGGCACGGGTGGTGCCGGCCAGTAGCAGCGGCCAGCCGTCTGCCGGGGTTCAACTGCCGGAGAAGCCACTGGTTCGCGTGCAAGGCCATTTTTATGGTCCCAAAGACTCCTTAACGGTGGTTCCAGGGGTGGCAGTGGACTTTAGTTGCTGCGGAACTGATGCGGCGGTGCAGCACTGGCGCGACACCACCAAGGCCGATGGGTCGTACCGCGTGGTCATGCCTGCGGGCCGTACTTATCTGGTAGCCCTAAGCAAGGATGGTAAAAACATCGAAACACAGGAGTTTCCCGTGCCGGAATCAGCTACTGATTCGGTCATTGTTAAGAATTTCTATCTGAATTATGATGGGCCCGAAAATCCCGAGCGTTGGTGGCCGAACATTTATTTCGCTATCCGGCGGTTTGACTTACAACCAACGAGCCTGACCACGATGGACAGCGTTATCCGGCGGTTGAATGCTACTCCCAATTCGGGTCTGCTGGTAGAAGGCCACGCCGAGCCTTTCGAGGTTCCTCGTGGCGAGCCCGACCCCGAACGGTATTTGCTGTGTCTCGGCTGGCGCCGGGCTGAGGCCGCCTATACCCATTTGCTGAGAAAAGGCATTTCGGAAAACCGGCTGGTCAGCTTTAGTTACGGTGCCAAGCGGCCCGCCGCACCCGACGACTCTCCTGAACATCGTCAACTCAACCGCCGGGTTGAATTCAAAACCGTAGGGCTTGAGTTCATCCCATCAAAGGAAGAGAAACTCAGGCTAAATGGCTTGTCAAAAACGCCCGCTCATTTAACAAAAACACCCGTCTCTAAGAACCTGAAGCAAGCGTCCGGCCGCCGCGCAGTTCCACCAAAGCCCGTTTCTTACCCAAGCAAGAGCCGCCGCTGA